In a genomic window of Prochlorococcus marinus subsp. marinus str. CCMP1375:
- a CDS encoding DUF3153 domain-containing protein, which produces MSRKATLKTAEDALASGQYRECLLILESCLKDDPLTSKKGGQIGILMTTAFIGQGDSQKAISICETLLKHKDDSIRQHAKYLISILNSPKLERPSEWSINIPVLDLDNEITKSIKSNNKNIDHQKHPDIPATGITKNPGLGFTFFTTIILFLLTILLSGCVQFKTNIKIIGPDRIKLSWEISSNSNQLLPWQEKLQEGFRGISPQANISSNKNGKQLFEVPSLSSNDADILLQNIISIAANAAGFEAPSSSIHLTERNLLIGIDQQLDLNIDLRDFPDIPNLNLAIFLDPASSKNNPKGNPVKPILLDNNLKWELQNGEINKLFLHRWQWSRLGLGTLLIILIMGFSMILQTLKLKMGFGFPELPP; this is translated from the coding sequence ATGAGTCGGAAAGCGACTCTAAAAACGGCTGAAGATGCTTTAGCCAGTGGTCAATATAGAGAATGCTTGTTAATTCTAGAGTCGTGTTTGAAAGATGATCCTTTGACCAGTAAGAAAGGTGGGCAGATTGGGATATTAATGACTACAGCATTTATTGGTCAAGGAGACAGTCAAAAAGCCATTTCTATCTGTGAAACTCTTTTAAAACATAAAGATGATTCAATTCGTCAACATGCTAAGTACCTTATCTCTATATTAAATTCACCGAAGCTAGAGAGGCCTTCAGAGTGGTCAATAAATATACCAGTCTTAGATTTAGATAATGAAATTACAAAATCTATAAAAAGTAATAATAAAAATATTGACCATCAAAAACATCCTGACATTCCAGCAACGGGTATAACTAAAAACCCAGGACTAGGGTTCACATTCTTCACGACAATTATTCTTTTCCTGTTAACTATTCTCCTGAGTGGATGTGTTCAATTTAAGACTAATATAAAGATAATAGGTCCAGACCGTATAAAACTATCATGGGAGATATCGAGTAATTCAAATCAGTTATTACCATGGCAAGAAAAGTTACAAGAAGGCTTTAGAGGTATATCACCTCAGGCAAATATATCATCTAATAAAAACGGGAAGCAATTATTTGAAGTACCTTCTCTAAGTTCTAATGATGCAGATATTCTCCTACAAAATATAATTTCAATTGCTGCCAATGCCGCTGGTTTTGAAGCACCATCTTCTAGCATTCATTTAACAGAAAGGAATTTATTAATTGGTATAGATCAACAACTTGACTTAAACATTGATCTTAGAGATTTTCCTGATATACCAAATTTAAATCTTGCAATATTCCTAGATCCTGCCTCTAGTAAAAATAATCCAAAAGGTAATCCTGTCAAGCCAATTTTATTAGACAATAATTTAAAATGGGAACTCCAAAATGGAGAAATAAATAAATTGTTCCTCCACAGATGGCAATGGAGTCGTCTAGGGCTAGGAACCCTTCTAATCATATTAATCATGGGGTTTAGCATGATTTTACAAACCCTAAAGCTCAAAATGGGTTTTGGGTTTCCTGAATTGCCTCCATAA
- the argB gene encoding acetylglutamate kinase, which yields MKSNNLATEGINSLPLDHGENDAIRVSVLSEALPYIQKFAGRRIVIKYGGSAMSKESLKEAVFRDIALLSSVGAQPVIIHGGGPEINHWLTKLEIKSEFRDGLRITDSNTMDIVEMVLIGRVNKQIVNGINKVGASAVGLCGIDGKLIEARPWGDGSYGLVGEVARVNADVIEPLIANGYIPVISSVASSVEGINYNINADTVAGEIAAAIGAEKLILLTDTSGILKNKSDPLSLIQNIRLSDMRELIDKEVVNGGMTPKAECCIRALAQGVNAAHIIDGRIPHALLLEVFTDKGIGTMIVSRS from the coding sequence ATGAAATCTAATAACCTAGCAACAGAAGGGATTAATTCACTCCCACTAGACCATGGAGAAAATGATGCAATAAGGGTATCTGTTCTTAGCGAGGCCCTCCCATATATCCAAAAATTTGCTGGTCGCCGAATTGTTATTAAGTATGGTGGCTCTGCAATGTCAAAAGAAAGTCTGAAAGAAGCTGTTTTTCGTGATATTGCATTACTTTCAAGCGTTGGCGCACAGCCAGTGATTATTCATGGAGGAGGACCTGAAATCAATCACTGGTTAACAAAGCTTGAAATAAAAAGTGAATTCCGTGATGGCTTAAGAATCACTGATTCAAACACAATGGATATAGTGGAAATGGTCCTAATAGGAAGAGTTAACAAGCAAATCGTCAATGGGATTAATAAAGTGGGAGCCTCTGCTGTCGGCTTATGTGGAATTGATGGCAAGCTTATAGAAGCCCGTCCATGGGGTGATGGTAGCTATGGCCTTGTTGGAGAAGTTGCTCGTGTTAATGCTGATGTGATTGAACCTCTGATCGCAAATGGTTATATACCTGTTATCTCTAGCGTTGCTTCTTCAGTTGAGGGAATTAATTACAACATCAATGCAGATACAGTAGCTGGAGAGATTGCAGCAGCCATAGGAGCAGAAAAACTGATTTTATTAACCGATACTTCCGGCATCTTAAAAAATAAAAGCGATCCTTTATCGCTAATCCAGAATATACGCCTATCAGATATGCGTGAACTCATTGACAAAGAAGTGGTTAACGGTGGCATGACACCAAAGGCTGAATGCTGTATAAGAGCTTTGGCACAAGGTGTTAATGCAGCACATATCATTGATGGTCGCATCCCACATGCTCTTCTCCTAGAAGTATTTACTGACAAAGGGATAGGGACAATGATTGTTAGTCGGAGTTAA
- a CDS encoding DUF2854 domain-containing protein codes for MKQQFSPASIVSLAGAILAVTGLISFFNDATNLSVPTFFYGVPILLIGLAMKNSELNPAESTISSSELEELKSKGPKELSNLIGDVTRFRYGQRAHLESSLQALKLWDENKPPQLREIELIQIEKNFGVRMKFDFCGVPLQKWQEKKDRLGRFFAKDLIAEISSNDQGELFLELLPKASNTEK; via the coding sequence ATGAAACAACAATTTTCACCCGCAAGTATCGTTTCTCTAGCAGGAGCAATTCTTGCCGTTACAGGTTTAATCTCTTTTTTCAACGACGCTACCAACTTAAGCGTTCCTACTTTTTTCTATGGAGTTCCTATTCTTCTTATAGGACTAGCAATGAAAAACTCCGAATTGAATCCAGCTGAAAGTACAATTTCATCATCAGAATTAGAAGAACTAAAATCGAAAGGCCCCAAAGAACTTTCAAACCTCATAGGAGACGTCACAAGATTTCGTTATGGGCAAAGAGCTCACCTTGAATCATCTCTTCAAGCATTGAAGCTCTGGGATGAAAACAAGCCTCCACAGCTTCGCGAAATTGAATTAATTCAAATAGAAAAGAATTTTGGTGTGCGAATGAAATTTGATTTTTGCGGAGTTCCCTTGCAAAAATGGCAAGAAAAAAAAGATCGTCTTGGACGATTCTTTGCCAAAGATTTAATTGCAGAAATTTCTTCAAACGATCAAGGAGAACTTTTCTTAGAGCTTCTTCCCAAGGCTAGTAACACAGAAAAATAA
- a CDS encoding single-stranded DNA-binding protein: protein MNHCLLEVTVKVAPTIRYTQDNKTAIAEMDVVFDGLREDDPQGSIKVVGWGNLAQELPNRVQVGQKVILEGRLRMNTVPRQDGTKEKKAEFTLSRLHAAPSSQAESATTSNNLEFQNTSTQTPSAPSTINNSEDPVTWNSSPLIPDTDDIPF from the coding sequence ATGAATCACTGTTTACTAGAAGTTACGGTCAAAGTAGCGCCAACAATTCGTTACACCCAAGACAACAAAACTGCAATTGCAGAAATGGATGTGGTTTTTGATGGACTTCGTGAAGATGACCCACAAGGTTCTATCAAAGTTGTTGGATGGGGAAACTTAGCTCAAGAACTACCAAATCGTGTTCAAGTTGGTCAAAAAGTGATCTTGGAGGGTCGCTTAAGAATGAATACAGTTCCACGACAAGATGGAACTAAAGAAAAGAAAGCAGAATTCACTCTTTCTAGACTCCATGCAGCGCCTTCCAGCCAAGCCGAATCAGCAACAACCTCCAACAATTTAGAATTTCAAAATACGTCAACACAAACTCCTTCAGCCCCGTCAACCATTAATAATTCTGAGGACCCTGTTACATGGAACAGCTCGCCTCTTATCCCTGATACTGATGACATCCCCTTTTAA
- a CDS encoding precorrin-6A/cobalt-precorrin-6A reductase, translating into MRRNYHRHIWILSGTGDGPPLVRILLQNGWKVSVSVVSSQAALAYGDLPLESLWIGPLEGTQAIANVIEKARATHKGFDWIIDATHPFAQVISSNLNVVSRKHKQPLLRFDRCCKKSQNASLIKNYCELLKLNLSEERILFAIGSRHLPEALSCGRKAGATVFARVMPTVEGLRKALMCEIPQSHLAVFKPLASDEIGEIESALCRRWKITGVVARESGGSTQKIWQNISLQQGLKLWLIARPALSKNIKVVNTFAELLAEI; encoded by the coding sequence ATGAGAAGAAATTACCACCGTCACATATGGATATTATCCGGAACTGGAGATGGACCCCCACTTGTAAGGATTTTGCTACAAAATGGATGGAAGGTAAGCGTCAGTGTAGTTTCTTCTCAGGCTGCTCTTGCATATGGTGATTTGCCTTTGGAATCTTTGTGGATTGGCCCTTTAGAAGGGACTCAGGCCATTGCCAATGTCATTGAAAAGGCGCGAGCTACTCATAAAGGCTTTGATTGGATTATTGATGCTACTCATCCCTTTGCTCAAGTAATAAGTTCAAATCTCAATGTGGTCAGTCGCAAGCACAAACAGCCTTTGCTGCGTTTTGATCGCTGCTGTAAAAAAAGTCAAAATGCATCATTGATTAAAAATTATTGTGAACTATTGAAATTGAATTTGAGCGAAGAGAGGATCCTTTTCGCTATTGGTTCAAGGCATTTGCCAGAAGCATTGAGTTGTGGGCGTAAGGCCGGTGCAACTGTTTTTGCAAGAGTTATGCCAACTGTTGAAGGGTTGCGAAAAGCCTTGATGTGTGAGATACCTCAATCCCATTTAGCAGTGTTCAAGCCTTTAGCCTCAGATGAGATTGGTGAAATAGAATCTGCGCTTTGCCGAAGATGGAAAATTACAGGAGTTGTTGCAAGAGAATCTGGTGGCTCTACTCAAAAGATTTGGCAAAACATTTCTCTACAACAAGGACTTAAGTTATGGTTAATTGCTCGCCCAGCTTTATCTAAGAATATTAAGGTCGTAAATACTTTTGCTGAATTATTAGCTGAGATTTAG
- the cutA gene encoding divalent-cation tolerance protein CutA yields MNSNSLENGLLLMMTTESNFSNAKKLANKILSMKLASCINFTRCESMYWWEDELKEDFEIQLLIKTKEDLVDELFNVIKNNHSYKVPELICFKAMAGKDYIRWVFGATN; encoded by the coding sequence ATGAATTCAAATTCTCTTGAGAATGGTTTGTTGTTAATGATGACAACTGAAAGTAATTTTTCTAATGCTAAGAAACTTGCAAATAAAATTCTTTCTATGAAATTAGCTTCTTGCATCAACTTTACTAGATGCGAATCTATGTATTGGTGGGAAGATGAGCTGAAAGAAGATTTCGAAATTCAATTGCTGATTAAGACAAAAGAAGATTTAGTTGATGAACTTTTTAATGTTATAAAAAATAATCATAGCTATAAAGTTCCCGAATTAATTTGCTTTAAAGCAATGGCTGGCAAAGATTATATTAGATGGGTTTTTGGTGCTACTAATTAA
- a CDS encoding adenosine kinase, with translation MNPEKLDVVAIGNAIVDVLINTEESFLREHSLAKGNMTLITQEKAEELYSKSDPSLETSGGSAANTIAGLSELGSNAEFIGRVKKDALGNTFKDDICSTGAVFNTPPIKYGPSTARCFIYVTPDAERTMCTYLGASVLLETKDIDFSILGETKILYLEGYLWDLEKAKSALKASAEECKKLGGKIALSLSDSFCIERHRESFQELLEKNIDILFANENEIISLYNSSSLDDAIENIKPKCEIAVITIGGKGSIIISGDEKYLIKPYNFGKVIDTTGAGDLYASGFLHGYVNGLDLQTCGNIGSTCAGYIVSQLGSRSKVSLKDIVIERLGLPA, from the coding sequence ATGAATCCAGAGAAATTAGATGTAGTTGCTATTGGTAATGCAATAGTTGACGTACTTATCAATACAGAAGAGTCTTTCCTTAGAGAACACTCTCTAGCTAAAGGAAATATGACATTAATAACTCAAGAAAAAGCAGAAGAGCTTTATTCAAAAAGCGACCCTTCTTTAGAAACTTCAGGAGGCTCTGCTGCTAACACTATTGCAGGCTTATCTGAGCTAGGTAGTAATGCAGAATTCATCGGCCGAGTAAAAAAGGATGCTCTAGGAAATACTTTTAAGGATGACATCTGTTCAACCGGAGCTGTATTTAATACGCCACCAATTAAATATGGTCCATCAACAGCAAGGTGCTTTATTTATGTAACCCCAGATGCAGAAAGGACAATGTGTACTTATCTTGGGGCTTCTGTTTTACTGGAAACAAAAGATATAGATTTTTCTATACTTGGGGAAACAAAGATATTATATTTAGAAGGATATCTTTGGGATCTAGAGAAAGCAAAAAGCGCCTTAAAAGCTTCTGCAGAAGAATGCAAAAAGCTTGGAGGCAAAATTGCATTGTCACTATCTGACTCTTTCTGCATTGAGCGTCATAGAGAAAGTTTCCAAGAGTTATTAGAAAAAAATATTGATATTCTTTTTGCAAACGAAAATGAAATTATTTCTTTGTACAATTCATCGAGTCTTGATGATGCTATAGAAAACATTAAGCCAAAATGTGAGATTGCAGTTATAACGATAGGAGGGAAAGGCTCTATTATCATTTCAGGTGATGAGAAGTATTTGATTAAGCCATACAATTTTGGAAAAGTTATAGATACAACAGGTGCTGGTGACTTATATGCAAGTGGTTTTCTTCATGGTTATGTAAATGGTCTTGATCTACAAACCTGTGGAAATATTGGATCAACTTGTGCTGGGTATATTGTTTCTCAACTTGGTTCAAGGTCAAAAGTATCGCTAAAGGACATAGTTATAGAAAGATTAGGTCTCCCTGCTTAA
- a CDS encoding adenylosuccinate synthase encodes MANVVVIGAQWGDEGKGKITDLLSRSADVVVRYQGGVNAGHTIVVDEKVLKLHLIPSGILYPETICLIGSGTVVDPKVMLKEIKMLKDNDIDISGLQLASTAHVTMPYHCVIDAAMEERRGLKKIGTTGRGIGPTYADKSQRNGIRVIDLLDERKLREALEIPLAEKNELLEKIYGKEAIDKEKIIEEYLEFGRLIKPHVVDCTRIIHKASRNKKNILFEGAQGTLLDLDHGTYPFVTSSNPVSGGACIGAGVGPTLIDRVIGVAKAYTTRVGEGPFPTELKGKINDQLCDRGGEYGTTTGRRRRCGWFDGVIGKYAVEVNGLDCLAITKLDVLDELEEIKVCTSYELNGEKIDYFPSSAEDFGKCTPIFKTLPGWKSSTANCRHLEDLPPPAMAYLRFLAELMEVPIAIVSLGASRDQTIVVEDPIHGPKRALLSS; translated from the coding sequence TTGGCAAACGTTGTCGTCATAGGAGCTCAATGGGGTGATGAGGGAAAAGGTAAAATCACCGATTTACTCAGTCGCTCAGCCGATGTTGTAGTCAGATATCAGGGTGGCGTAAATGCTGGCCACACGATTGTTGTTGATGAGAAAGTACTTAAGCTTCATCTAATCCCATCTGGAATACTTTATCCTGAAACCATTTGTCTGATTGGCTCTGGGACAGTGGTCGATCCAAAAGTAATGCTTAAGGAAATAAAAATGCTTAAGGATAATGACATTGATATTTCTGGTCTTCAACTAGCATCAACCGCTCATGTAACGATGCCATACCATTGCGTAATAGATGCTGCAATGGAAGAACGAAGAGGGTTAAAAAAAATAGGCACTACGGGCAGAGGTATTGGGCCGACTTATGCAGACAAATCGCAAAGAAATGGCATCAGGGTAATAGATTTATTAGATGAAAGAAAGCTTAGAGAAGCACTTGAAATCCCTCTGGCAGAAAAGAATGAATTGCTAGAGAAAATTTATGGTAAAGAAGCTATTGATAAGGAAAAAATCATTGAAGAATATCTTGAGTTCGGCAGACTTATCAAGCCCCATGTTGTTGACTGCACAAGAATCATTCATAAAGCATCAAGAAACAAAAAAAATATTCTTTTTGAAGGTGCTCAAGGTACTCTTTTAGATCTAGACCATGGCACCTATCCATTTGTCACCTCTTCCAATCCTGTTTCTGGTGGCGCCTGTATTGGAGCAGGAGTTGGGCCAACACTGATTGACAGAGTAATCGGCGTTGCAAAGGCATATACAACTCGTGTGGGAGAGGGGCCCTTCCCTACTGAACTTAAAGGCAAAATTAATGATCAACTATGTGATAGAGGTGGTGAATATGGTACAACTACTGGCAGGAGAAGGCGTTGCGGTTGGTTTGATGGTGTAATTGGTAAATATGCTGTAGAGGTAAATGGACTTGATTGTCTTGCAATTACGAAACTAGATGTTCTTGATGAATTAGAAGAAATTAAAGTCTGTACTTCATATGAACTGAATGGTGAGAAAATCGATTATTTCCCTAGCAGCGCAGAGGATTTCGGTAAATGCACTCCGATTTTCAAAACTTTGCCAGGATGGAAATCTTCTACTGCAAATTGCAGACATTTAGAAGATCTCCCCCCCCCAGCAATGGCTTACTTAAGGTTCCTCGCAGAACTAATGGAAGTACCAATTGCAATTGTTTCTTTAGGAGCAAGTAGAGATCAAACTATTGTTGTAGAAGACCCAATACATGGGCCAAAGAGAGCTCTACTTAGTTCGTAA
- the psb27 gene encoding photosystem II protein Psb27 yields MAWDFHHLIKKTIKASLPLFLGLLLIFHPFGQSLAAAKPFMSGDFAKDTVSVAQSLKETIALSDDDGQLSESKDEALALITAYISRYRNRPQVNGTSSFTTMQTALNAMAGHYKTFSNRPLPENLKERLNKELTRAEKVVAKEI; encoded by the coding sequence ATGGCTTGGGACTTTCATCACCTCATTAAAAAAACAATAAAAGCTTCTCTGCCTCTATTCCTAGGGCTATTGCTTATATTTCATCCCTTCGGTCAATCTCTAGCTGCTGCAAAGCCATTTATGTCTGGTGATTTCGCCAAAGATACAGTTTCAGTTGCTCAAAGCCTTAAAGAAACAATTGCATTATCAGATGATGATGGTCAACTTTCTGAGTCTAAAGATGAAGCTCTAGCTCTAATCACAGCATACATTTCAAGATATAGGAATCGTCCTCAGGTAAACGGCACATCTTCTTTTACTACAATGCAAACAGCACTTAATGCAATGGCCGGACATTATAAAACTTTCTCTAATAGACCTTTACCTGAAAACCTAAAGGAACGTTTAAACAAAGAGCTTACAAGAGCAGAAAAAGTTGTTGCCAAAGAAATTTAA
- a CDS encoding proline--tRNA ligase, which yields MRVSRLMLVTLRDVPAEAEIVSHQLLIRGGFIKRVTSGIYAYMPLMWKVIKKITSIVQEELDSKGCLETLLPQLHPAELWKESGRWDGYTAGEGIMFHLSDRQGRELGLGPTHEEVITKIANEFLQSYKQLPVNLYQIQTKFRDEIRPRFGLMRSREFIMKDAYSFHADETNLKETYLEMNDAYEKIFKRCGLETVAVDADSGAIGGAESREFMVTAEAGEDLILLSPDKKYAANQEKAISKFADPIFLDKKEPCIIQTNGQRTIKELCDNQGFHPSQILKVIILLAVLEKNDLQPILVSIRGDQELNEVKLINAVSKYLKKSVISIKTITKEQLDSQKLLDIPLGFVGPDLKDSYLNKAANWNKKFIRFTDITASNLDSFICGANTIDQHRAFVNWSKVGGLPEIVDIRNAMPGDISIHDPKQKLIAKRGIEVGHIFQLGRKYSSCLQASFTNEMGLEEPFWMGCYGIGISRLAQASVEQNYDQSGIIWPLGIAPFEVIVIVANMKDDLQRELGEKLYSQLKDEGVDVLIDDRKERAGVKFKDADLIGIPWKIISGRDSATGIVELVERSTGISKSLKAEEAIKELLEEISNYKKSILQESL from the coding sequence ATGCGCGTCTCCCGCCTAATGCTGGTGACGCTTAGAGATGTCCCCGCTGAAGCAGAAATAGTTTCCCATCAATTACTTATCAGAGGAGGCTTTATTAAGCGCGTCACCTCAGGTATATACGCATACATGCCTTTGATGTGGAAAGTTATCAAAAAAATCACTTCTATTGTTCAAGAAGAGCTTGACTCAAAGGGATGTCTTGAAACGTTACTACCACAACTTCATCCAGCAGAGTTATGGAAGGAGAGCGGCCGATGGGATGGATATACAGCAGGAGAAGGTATCATGTTCCATCTAAGCGACCGACAAGGAAGAGAATTAGGATTAGGCCCTACCCATGAAGAAGTTATAACTAAGATAGCTAATGAATTCTTGCAATCTTATAAGCAGCTTCCAGTAAATTTATACCAAATTCAAACCAAATTTAGAGATGAAATTAGGCCCAGATTTGGGTTAATGCGCAGTCGAGAATTCATTATGAAAGATGCATATTCTTTTCATGCAGATGAGACAAATCTAAAGGAAACTTATCTTGAAATGAATGATGCATATGAAAAGATATTCAAAAGATGTGGCCTTGAAACAGTTGCTGTAGATGCTGACAGTGGTGCAATTGGCGGAGCTGAGTCTAGAGAGTTTATGGTCACCGCAGAAGCAGGAGAAGATTTAATCTTATTAAGTCCTGATAAAAAATATGCTGCAAATCAGGAAAAAGCTATCTCTAAATTTGCAGACCCAATTTTTCTTGACAAAAAAGAGCCTTGCATAATACAAACTAATGGCCAGAGGACTATAAAAGAGCTATGCGATAACCAAGGATTTCACCCCAGTCAGATATTAAAAGTAATTATTCTTTTAGCTGTATTAGAAAAGAATGATTTACAACCAATACTTGTAAGTATTCGAGGCGATCAAGAGTTAAATGAAGTTAAACTTATTAATGCTGTAAGCAAATATTTAAAGAAGTCTGTAATAAGCATAAAAACAATAACTAAAGAGCAATTAGATTCTCAAAAACTATTAGACATACCTTTGGGCTTTGTTGGCCCTGACCTCAAAGACTCTTACCTAAACAAAGCTGCTAATTGGAATAAAAAGTTCATCAGGTTTACAGATATTACTGCTTCTAATCTTGATTCTTTTATATGTGGAGCTAATACTATTGATCAACATCGCGCTTTTGTAAATTGGAGCAAAGTTGGTGGATTGCCAGAAATAGTTGATATTAGGAATGCAATGCCTGGAGACATTTCCATTCATGATCCCAAGCAAAAACTTATTGCAAAAAGAGGCATTGAAGTAGGCCATATTTTCCAATTAGGTCGTAAATACTCATCATGTTTACAAGCTAGTTTTACCAATGAAATGGGATTAGAAGAACCTTTCTGGATGGGCTGCTATGGAATAGGGATCTCTAGACTTGCGCAGGCTTCTGTTGAACAAAACTATGATCAATCAGGGATCATATGGCCATTAGGAATTGCACCTTTTGAAGTGATTGTAATTGTCGCAAATATGAAAGATGACTTGCAACGTGAACTCGGTGAAAAGCTATATTCCCAACTTAAGGATGAAGGTGTTGATGTCCTCATAGATGACAGGAAAGAAAGGGCAGGGGTAAAGTTCAAAGACGCAGATTTAATAGGTATCCCTTGGAAAATAATTTCAGGAAGAGATTCAGCTACAGGGATAGTCGAATTAGTCGAGCGATCAACAGGAATTTCCAAGTCCCTTAAAGCAGAAGAAGCCATAAAAGAGCTTCTAGAAGAAATATCTAATTATAAAAAATCAATTTTGCAAGAATCCTTATAG
- a CDS encoding resolvase — MEEDVNSSFKLDSETLVGIDDVQKSLNRSRASVYRYTNTDSRNLNPPFNPRKLNPEFRSDQKDPLLFHSNEVARFAKDILRIKEVTVEVLNSPSTATQNVLVSILEELKGIRNRLDEMNNKS; from the coding sequence TTGGAAGAAGATGTGAATTCTTCCTTTAAGCTCGATTCAGAGACTCTTGTAGGTATAGATGATGTTCAAAAGTCATTAAACAGGTCTAGGGCTTCTGTTTATAGGTATACAAATACTGATTCAAGAAATTTAAACCCACCTTTTAACCCTAGGAAACTAAATCCAGAATTTAGAAGCGATCAGAAAGACCCTCTTTTGTTTCATTCCAATGAAGTGGCAAGATTTGCAAAAGATATTTTAAGGATTAAAGAAGTAACTGTAGAGGTTCTTAATTCACCTTCTACTGCGACTCAAAATGTCTTGGTCTCCATTCTTGAAGAATTGAAAGGTATACGAAATCGCCTTGATGAAATGAATAATAAGTCTTAA
- a CDS encoding inorganic diphosphatase — translation MDLTPLSPSPSLGLVNLVVEIPAGSRNKYEYFAEAGTMALDRVLHSSVRYPFDYGFIPNTLAEDGAPLDAMVIMEEPTFAGCLIKARPIGVLDMHDSGAYDGKLLCVPVADPRQKGITSIRQIAPNQLEDVAEFFRTYKSLEGRVVVIDGWRDHDVVDDLLQTCIDARKMDSRKSI, via the coding sequence ATGGATCTAACTCCTCTTTCCCCATCACCATCTTTAGGTTTAGTCAATTTAGTAGTAGAGATACCAGCAGGTAGTAGGAACAAATACGAGTATTTTGCAGAGGCTGGGACAATGGCTCTTGATAGAGTTCTTCATTCTTCTGTGAGATATCCCTTTGACTATGGTTTTATACCTAATACTCTCGCAGAAGATGGAGCCCCTTTAGATGCAATGGTGATCATGGAGGAACCAACATTTGCAGGTTGTCTTATAAAGGCTAGACCTATTGGTGTTTTGGATATGCATGATTCAGGCGCTTATGATGGAAAATTGTTATGTGTTCCTGTGGCAGACCCGCGCCAGAAAGGTATAACTAGCATTCGACAAATTGCTCCAAACCAACTTGAAGATGTGGCAGAGTTTTTTAGAACTTATAAAAGCTTAGAAGGTAGAGTTGTTGTTATTGATGGTTGGCGTGATCATGATGTCGTTGATGATTTGTTGCAAACTTGTATTGATGCAAGGAAGATGGACTCAAGAAAAAGTATTTGA
- a CDS encoding arsenate reductase family protein, giving the protein MTASLKIFSYARCSTCRKALAWLNLQNIKYKLFDIIDSPPSKEMISDAINQLGDRKYLFNTSGKIYRSIGASAIKIMNDENVVDLLNSEGGLIKRPFVMHPNGRFLIGFNQSIWEDFFLNQD; this is encoded by the coding sequence ATGACAGCTTCTCTTAAAATCTTTAGTTATGCTCGTTGCAGTACCTGCAGGAAAGCACTTGCCTGGTTGAATCTTCAAAATATAAAATATAAATTATTTGATATAATTGATTCTCCTCCATCAAAGGAAATGATTTCTGATGCAATAAATCAATTAGGAGATAGAAAATATCTTTTCAATACAAGTGGTAAAATTTATCGCTCAATAGGAGCATCTGCAATAAAAATAATGAATGATGAAAATGTTGTTGATTTACTTAATTCTGAAGGTGGGTTGATAAAAAGACCTTTTGTAATGCATCCTAATGGGAGATTTTTAATAGGTTTTAATCAATCTATTTGGGAAGACTTTTTTCTGAATCAAGATTAA